One window from the genome of Strix aluco isolate bStrAlu1 chromosome 28, bStrAlu1.hap1, whole genome shotgun sequence encodes:
- the LOC141916027 gene encoding uncharacterized protein LOC141916027 isoform X1 codes for MARRGRMPDHSHLSQLLQVEAPAQHRAVGALGWVQIQGVQLCPPERIAPLPGAQGELKGPVLHPSVTSLHTHFAGKPGVHFSSPPTDSSRSLSLPAPPGHAVLRHPKAARSCKTSWQTQVCSALLLLLSALGGAFLSPPLSGGQGECLLACRDPRGMEPHSAGSEPGSPRGPAPSHSQAGQILMAPLVQCQSRHGAEFQGKYPKIINLNSCQLRVFTMKFR; via the exons GTTGAAGCTCCTGCTCAGCACAGGGCGGTTGGTGCCCTCGGATGGGTGCAGATCCAGGGGGTGCAACTCTGCCCGCCTGAGCGTATCGCTCCTCTCCCCGGGGCGCAGGGTGAGCTGAAAGGTCCCGTGCTGCATCCCTCTGTAACGAGTCTGCACACGCATTTTGCAGGAAAACCAG GTGTTCATTTCTCTTCACCACCAACGGACTCCAGCAGGTCCCTGTCGCTGCCTGCGCCGCCGGGACACGCGGTGCTGCGGCACCCGAAGGCCGCGAGAAGCTGCAAAACCTCTTGGCAGACACAAGTTTGCTCAGCGCTGCTGCTCCTTCTCAGTGCCCTCGGCGGAGCCTTCCTCTCACCTCCTCTCTCCGGGGGCCAGGGTGAATGTCTCCTCGCCTGCCGGGACCCCCGTGGCATGGAGCCCCACAGCGCCGGCTCAGAGCCCGGCTCTCCCCGCGGGCCAGCGCCGAGCCACAGCCAGGCAGGGCAGATCCTGATGGCTCCCCTTGTTCAGTGTCAGTCAAGACATGGGGCAGAATTCCAGGGAAAGTACCCTAAAATCATTAATTTGAATTCTTGCCAGCTCAGGGTTTTCACCATGAAGTTCAGGTAA
- the LOC141916027 gene encoding uncharacterized protein LOC141916027 isoform X2 codes for MARRGRMPDHSHLSQLLQVEAPAQHRAVGALGWVQIQGVQLCPPERIAPLPGAQGELKGPVLHPSVTSLHTHFAGKPAGPCRCLRRRDTRCCGTRRPREAAKPLGRHKFAQRCCSFSVPSAEPSSHLLSPGARVNVSSPAGTPVAWSPTAPAQSPALPAGQRRATARQGRS; via the exons GTTGAAGCTCCTGCTCAGCACAGGGCGGTTGGTGCCCTCGGATGGGTGCAGATCCAGGGGGTGCAACTCTGCCCGCCTGAGCGTATCGCTCCTCTCCCCGGGGCGCAGGGTGAGCTGAAAGGTCCCGTGCTGCATCCCTCTGTAACGAGTCTGCACACGCATTTTGCAGGAAAACCAG CAGGTCCCTGTCGCTGCCTGCGCCGCCGGGACACGCGGTGCTGCGGCACCCGAAGGCCGCGAGAAGCTGCAAAACCTCTTGGCAGACACAAGTTTGCTCAGCGCTGCTGCTCCTTCTCAGTGCCCTCGGCGGAGCCTTCCTCTCACCTCCTCTCTCCGGGGGCCAGGGTGAATGTCTCCTCGCCTGCCGGGACCCCCGTGGCATGGAGCCCCACAGCGCCGGCTCAGAGCCCGGCTCTCCCCGCGGGCCAGCGCCGAGCCACAGCCAGGCAGGGCAGATCCTGA